A single genomic interval of Hydractinia symbiolongicarpus strain clone_291-10 chromosome 8, HSymV2.1, whole genome shotgun sequence harbors:
- the LOC130655181 gene encoding uncharacterized protein LOC130655181 translates to MKLVFCVLVFLCIWQPGFTQGPRKYGPGDYKNVSCHTCKVALKSIGTSLTLLGTNKTESKIKSIVKNVCGTLDEIYTKECGYLTGHFSKYITTCLLKNMNASSVCGDKQICKVAKKQIVIYP, encoded by the exons ATGAAGCTGGTCTTCTGCGTCCTggtctttctttgtatatggcAACCTGGTTTCACTCAAG GTCCACGAAAATATGGTCCGGGTGACTATAAAAACGTTTCATGCCACACGTGCAAGGTTGCACTCAAAAGCATAGGAACCTCACTGACTTTACTTGGAACTAACAAAACGGAATCGAAAATCAAAAGCATCGTTAAGAATGTTTGTGGAACTCTGGATGAGATTTACACAAAAGAG TGCGGCTACCTAACTGGACATTTCTCGAAGTATATTACCACTTGCTTACTTAAAAACATGAATGCATCATCAGTTTGTGGAGACAAGCAAATATGCAAG gtGGCAAAGAAGCAAATTGTCATTTACCCTTGA